The genomic region CAAGAAGAGGGTCGGGGACCGGTCCCCCTTGGCGATAACATTGGTGGGGTCAGAGATATCGAACATCGGGAACCTCTCGCGCACCGTGGGATCCAGTCGCGCCACGGCCCAAGCGGCCTGCACCGCCTCCGGGGACACCCGCGCGCCATCCCGGCGGGCCCCGACCACCACGGGTGTCGTGCCGGGCTCGAGGATCACCCCCTCGGCATCCACCCACACCGTCGCCCCCCCTTGCAGCTGTACCTGCACCGCCGGTTCCCTCTCTTTGATCTCCACTTCCACCCGCTTCCCAAGCGGGCGCACCCGGATCGTCACATCCAAAACCCGGGGGTCGCGCTGAATCCAGTCCGCGATTCCCCTCGTTTGTAATCGAAGTACATTAGCACCGAGCAGAATACCTGTCAACTGTTCGGCGGCGACGTAACGCGTGGAAGAGACCCACACTTCCCCCACCCGCCACCAGCCGCCCCAGCGCAGGGCCACGCAAATGGCGATGAGGAAAGAACAAACGATGCACCCGACCCGGGCGGCGCGGATCACTCCCCCACGACCTCAAGCTCCAGCTTGAGCCAGACCCCGAACTCGCTTACGACGGTGTCCTGCACACGATCCACGAGCTCCAGGACGTCGGAGGCGCGGGCGTGGCCAAGGTTACAGATGAAGTTGGCGTGATGTTCCGAGACCACGGCATCCCCGATGCGCGCGCCCTTGAGGCCACACTGGTCGATCAGCCAGCCCGCGGACCTCCCGTCGGGCGGGTTTCGGAACACGCACCCCGCCGATGGGAGCCCCAGCGGTTGGCTCTTGGCCCGCTCCCGGAGGAACGGGGCCAGGTCCTGGCAAGGCTGGAGGCGCAGCCCGACCGCGAGCACGGGGAGGCGCAGCCGGCGGAACAGGGAGTCCCGGTAGGTGAAGCCGCACTCCGCGGGGGAGAAGGTGTGGACGCGCCCGGTGGGGAGGAGGGCCTGGACCCACACCACCTGTTCTGCGATGGAGCCGTGCCTCGTCCCAGCGTTCATCGCCACCGCCCCCCCTACCGTGCCCGGGATCCCGGCGAGGGCCCACGCCCCGCGGCGGGCGACCCGGGCGAGCGGCACCCCGGCTCCCACCCGGAGGAATTCCCCTTCCTCATGCCAGGAGCGCAACCCGGCGGTGGAGAGGACGAGGCCGGGGAACCCCCGATCGGGGATGAGGAGCTTGGACCCACCGCCCAGCATCCGCCACGGGAACCCATGGCTGCGGGCTCGCACCACGGCCTCCGCCAGCGCGTCCTCGGTGGGCGGCTCGTACAATGCGAACGCCCTCCCACCGATCCGGAACGTGGTGTGGGGGGCGAGAAGTTCCTCGGCCCTCAGCCCTCCGGGGAGGTCCCTTAGGATCCGTAGGAGAGCCCGTGCGCCATCTCCCGCGCCAGCTTCCATATGTCTCCCGCGCCGAAACAGGCCACCACGTCCCCCGGCTGGATCGCCTCCGCTGCCGTATCCAACGCCGCGTCGAGGCTGTCCCGATAGACAGCGTTCCCCCCTGCGCCGCAGATCGCCTCTGCCACGTCGCGCCCGCTCACGCCGGGGATCGGCCGCTCGAACGCTGGATAGATCCGGGACACCACCACCTGGTCCGCCCGCGCGAGCACCGTCCCGAACGCGCCGGCGAGGGCCTGGGTTCGGGAGTAGCGATGAGGCTGGAAAATGGCGACGATCCGCCGGTCCGGCCACCCCAAGCGGAGCGCGGCGAGCCCGGCCGCGACCTCGGTTGGGTGATGGGCATAGTCGTCCACGACCAGGTAGCCGTTCTCCTCGAGGACCTCCAGCCTGCGGCGCGGCCGGGCGGCCGTGGGGAGCGAGAGCACGAGGTCGCGGAGGGGGATGTCGAGGAGGACGCCGGCCGCGAGAGCGCCGAGCGCATTGAGCACGTTATGCGGGCCCGGGCCGGGGACCTCGACCTCCCCTGCCTTGTCCCCCCGCAGGAGGAGCTCGAAGTTCGATCGCTCCCGGTGGTACTCCACGCCCACCGCCCGCAGGTCTGCGTGAGGCGAGAGCCCGTACGTGAGCGGCCTGTGCTGCGACCGAGCGGCGTCGAGGGCGATTGGATCGTCGGCGCACACCGCGACACGATCGGCGCGGGCGACGAACCGCGCGAACGCCTGCCTCAGCCCCGCGAACCCGCCGTAGGTCCCGATGTGGTCCGTGTCCACTGAGGTGAGGACCGCCACCCGGGGGGTGAGGCCGACGAACCGCCCGTCGGACTCGTCCACCTCGGCCACGAACGGTTTCCCCCGGCCCAGGACCGCGGACGGAGCAGCGGGCACTTCGCCTCCGACGTAGTAGCCCCCCTCCCCGGTGACGTTCGTCACGAGGTGGGCGGTCCAGGCGGCGGTGGTGGTCTTCCCGTGGGTGCCGACCACCGCGACGAGATCCCTCCCCCGGATGATCGTCCCGAGCGCGGGCAATCGGGGCCAGCACGGGATCCCGCGCGCCGCGCGGATCTCCGGGTTGGCGGGCGAGATCGCGGACGAGTACACGATGGCGTCCACCCGGTCCGGCACCTGCTCCGCGCGGTGCCCGACGTGAACCTCGGCCCACGCCCGGAGGGCCATCGCGCGGGCCGAATCCCGGATGTCGGACCCGGAGATCGTGGCCCCCCCTTCCCGGAGGAGGTGGGCCAGCGCTGCCATCCCCTCGCCCCCGATCCCGATCAGGTGAACCCGTCCTGCGAAGCCGTTCATATTCGTATGCCCTCCACGAGTGAGATGATCGCCTCCGCCGCCCGGCGGGCCGCCTCCGGCCGGGCGGTCGCCCGCGCTGCCGCGGCCATGTCGCGAAGCCTGCGCTCGTCCCTCCACAGCGTGCTCACGAGCTCCCCCAGCTCACACCGGGCTCGTTCCTCGGGCACCACAACGCACCCCCCGGCCGCCGCCATCGCCTGCGCGTTGTCGTGCTGGTGGTGTCCGGCGGCCCCGTTCCACGGCACGAACACCGTTGGCCGACCCGCGGCCGCCACCTCCGCCACCGTCGTGGCCCCCGCCCGTGCCACGACGAGGCGTGCCTGGGCCAGGGCATCGGAGAACGGGTCCGCGTACGGCACCACCTCCGCCGCCACCCCTGCCCGGGCGAGCGCAGCGGTGGCGTCCTCAACCGGGACCGCCTGCCCGGTGACGAGGCGCAGCCGCAGGCCGGGGGTCCGCGCCAGCTCCGGGGCGGCCCGGAGCATCGCCTCGACCAAGTTCCGCGACCCAAGCGACCCTCCCACCACGAGGAGCTCGTCCCCGAGCTGGGAGGGGACCGCCGCCACCTCCCTCCGCACCGGGTTCCCGGTCACGAGCGCCCGCGCGGTCCGGGGGACCCCGTGGGTCGTCGGGAAGGAGAGGAGCACCCGGTCCGCCAGCCGAGCCAGGGTCCGATTGGCAAGGCCCATCCGCGCGTTCTGTTCATGGATCACGGTTGGAACGCGGAGGAGCCACGCCGCCACCACGGGGGAGAACGCGGCGTGGCCCCCGGTTCCAAACACGACGTCGGGCTGGAACTGGCGCACGAGGACGAGCGCGCGGAGGAGGTTCCCCGCTGCGCCCACGGCGGAGCGAGGCCACGTCCACGGCCGGCGGCGGTCCACCCCGCGTGAGGGGAGGGCGTAGAACTCGATCCAGGGGTGCCGCCGCACCACCCTCCCTTCGAGCCGAGCAGGGTCGCCGATCCACCCCACCCGGGAGAGCGCGCCCTGGGCGCGTAGCTCCTCGACCACGGCCAACGCTGGGTACACGTGGCCCCCCGTGCCCCCTGCAGCCACGAGGATCCTCATCCCTTCCCCCCCGGCACAAGCACCCCTACGGTAGAGTGCCGGCCCGCGCGGGCCACGCCGAGGATCAGCCCGCCCAAGATCAGGCTCACCATGAGCGATGACCCGCCATAGCTGAGGAACGGCAGCGTCAGCCCCTTCACCGGCATCACCCCTACTGCCACCGCCAGGTTGAACAGGGCCTGGAACCCGAGGAGGAACGATGCCCCCCATGCGTAGAGGGCCCCCAGCCGGTCCGGGGCCTGGCGGGCCGCGCGAAACCCGAGGACGACGAGGGCTCCCAGGAGGCCAATCACGCACAGCGCGCCCACGAGCCCTGTCTCTTCAGCTACGATGGCGAACAGGAAGTCGTTGTGCGCTGCCGGAAGGTAGAACAGCTTCGCCCGGGACGCCCCGAGCCCCCGGCCGAACAGGCCGCCCGAGCCGACCGCGACGAGCGATTGGAACGTCTGGTAGCCGTACGTGTCCCGGTACGCCTCGGGGTGGAGGAACGCCACCAGGCGCTCCACCCGGTACCGAGCGAGGAACAAGACCACGCCCGCCACGGGCAGCCCGCCGAGGAGGGTGAGGAGCAGGTGGCGCAGGGGGACGCCCCCCACCCAGAGGAGGAACCCCACCGTGACCACGTACAGGAGGAGCATCCCCGAGTCGGGCTGGAGGAGGAGGACCAGTCCGAACAGTCCCAGGATAAAGAGGTACGGGAGGACCCCTTCCCGGTAGTTCTTCACGCGATCCCCACGCCGGACGAGGGATCCCGCCACATACAGGATGAGCGCGACCTTGCCCACCTCGGAGGGCTGGAACTGGAATGGGCCGAGCCGTAGCCAGCGCGCTCCGTCGGCGAGGGGTGGGATGAGGGTGAGGACGAGGAGGACGAACACCCCCCCGATCAGGAGATCATCCACCTTCTCCCACACGTGGTAATCGAGCCGCCACAGCACGACCAGGCCCACCAGCCCGAGCACCCCCCCCACGATCTGGCGCTTGAGGAGCGCCCAGGGGTCCCCGGTCAGGCGGACGGAGAGGGGGAGGCTCGCCGAGGACACGAACAGGAACCCGGCCAGGAGCAAGAAAGAAAGGACGACGGCGATCCTGCCCTCGAGGCTCCCCATGGCGAACGTAGTATGGCGCACATGTCCCCTCCCCCGAAGGACCGCGGGGGCCGCTCCCCCGGCTATCGTTCCGGGGACGAGGTGTTGGCTGTCCCTCCCTCAGGGGACAGACCGGCCGCGGGCCGAGCGAGGGCAGAGAAGGCGCGCTGGAAAGCGTCCCCCCGTTGAGCGTAATTCGTGAACTGATCGAAGCTTGAGCAGGCCGGGGACAGGAGCACGGTGTCCCCGGGCCGGGCGGCGCGGTACGCCCGGCGCAGCGCGTCGGTCGGGTCGTCGGCCATCTCGTAGGGGATCGCCGCCGGTGCGAGGAGGGCGGCGAAATAGGCCTGCGACTCCCCGATGAGGACACAGGACCGCACCTTGTCCCGCAGGATAGGGACGAGGGCATCGTAGCCCCCCCCCTTGTGGCGGCCCCCAAGGATGAGCACCACCCGGCCCGGGATCGCGGCGAGGGCGGCGGCGGTGGCGTGGGCATTTGTGCCCTTGGAGTCATCCACGAACGCGATGCCCTGGACCTCCCCCACCCGCTGCAGGCGGTGGGGCTGGTGGAGGGCGGGGGCGATCGCGCGGGAGGGGGGAGGGGAGGAGGCAAGGCCTGGGTACGCGGCGCACGCCGCGGCCCACGCCGCGGCGAGATCGCGACGGAGGTGGTCGGGCATCCCATCCCCCCACCCCGCGGGGAGGGCCACCCGATCGTAGTCCACGCACCGCGCCCGCGGGGAAACCTGCGCCAGGACCTCCTGCGCCAGGACCGCGGCGTCCTCGTCCGCCTGGCGCGCGAGGAGCTTGGCCTTGGCCGCGAAATAGGCAGCGAGCGTCCCGTGGTGGTCAAGGTGGTCGGGCGCGAAGTTGAGCCACACCGCAACCGTGGGACGGAAGGCCTCGACCCACTCGAGCTGGTACGAGCTGACCTCGAGCACCCACGGCCGGCCCTCCACCTCGCCCACGGTGGAGATCGCCGGGCACCCGATGTTCCCTGCGACCACGGGATCCCAGCCCGCGGCACGGAGGATCGCCCCCACGAGCGCGACGGTCGTTGTCTTCCCGTTCGTGCCGGTGACGGCGATGAGGGCCTCCGGCCGGCCGAGGCGGAAGGCGAGTTCGATCTCCGACCAGATCGGGATGCCCCGCCGTCGCGCCTCCCCGAGCACGGCCGCCTGCGACGGCACGCCCGGGCTCGGCACGACGAGGTCCGCCTCCACCCCGCGCCCCGTGTGCCCACCCTCTTCCCATTCCACGCCGTAGCGGGAGAGGAACGCCCGCTCGTCGGGGGCAAGCGATCGTGCCTCGGAGACGAAGAGGGACACCCCGCGGGGGGCGAGGGCCTCCACCACGGCCTTCCCCGTCCGGGCGAGGCCGATCACGCTCACCCTGCGGAACGGGAAGGGTGGCTCCATCAGCCGTCCGGGGCGGAAGAAATCCGCCGCTCGAGGACCTGGTCGGGGGAGAACCGCTCCAGCCTCAGGTAGTGGTCCGCCGCCGAAAACAGCGCCTCCTCCGGGACCAGGCCCACGATCTCCGTCCCCACCACCGCTACCCCATGCCGGGCCGCCTCGCTGCGCACGAGGTCGAGGGCCCGGGCGAGGGGGGTCTTCTTATAGTTGGTGAGGTTCATCGAGACCTGGACGATCCCCCGATCCGCGAGGGCCACGCCGAGGGCCTTCACGTAGCGGAGGCCACCGGAGGAGCCGCGCACGGCCCGGGCGATCGCCTTGGCGACCTTGAGGTCGGCGGTACCGAGGTTCACGTTGAACGCGATCAGGAACTCCCGGGCCCCGATCGCGGTTGCGCCGGCGGTGGGGTGGAGGACCCTCTCCCCGAAGTCGGGGGCCCACTCCTCCCGGAGGATCTTGTCCGCGAACCCCTCGAACTCGCCGCGGCGGATCTCGGCCAGGTCACGGCGCTCGGGGCGGCTCGCCGCTTCCTCGTACAGGTACACCGGGACCCGAAACCGCTCCCACACTTCGCGGCCGACGCGCCGGGCGAGGGCCACGCAGTCGGCCATCGTCACCCCCCGCACCGGCACGAACGGGACCACGTCCACCGCCCCCATCCGCGGGTGTTCGCCCCGGTGGAGGCGGAGGTCGATCCGGGGGAGGGCGGCCGCGAACAGGCGGAGGATCGCATCTGCCACCCCGTCGGGGTCCCCGACGAGGGTGAACACGGTGCGGTGGTGGTCGGGGTCAGACTGGACGTCGAGGAGCCGCACCGTGGGCCCGCTCTGAAGTGCCGCGGCCATCGCCTCGATCGCGGCCCGATCCCGGCCCTCGGACACGTTCGGCACCGATTCGACGAGGCGCTCCCCCATCGTCAGGCCCTCCGTTAGGCGATCAGCGGGTTGGGAACAGGGCCCACAGCCGTCCTTCTACGTCCGAGGAGAGGTCGATCACGGTCGACTCGCGGCGGAACATGACCACATCCTTCGTCCTCAGGACGAGGTCGTAGCCCTTCTCGTTCGCGACCTGTTGCGTGATCTCGAGGATCTTCGCTGCCGCGACCTGGGTGAGGAGTTGATCGAGCTGTTGGAACGCCGTCTGGAGCTGCTGGAGGCGCTCGTTGAACCCGGTCATGTCGAGGATCGTGACCTGGGCTTCCTTCACCGCCTTCTCGACCTCGTCCACGATCGGCTGGGCCTGGGTCCGCAGACTCTGGAGGTCCGTCCGCAGGGTGAGGAACCCTGGCGAGGCGATCATCTTCTCGAGCATCGCCAGGTTCACCTGGAGCGAGGCCTGGATCAGTTCCGCCTGCAGGCGGAGGTACCGCTGCTGGTAGGCGTCCAGCTTGATCTTCCCCGCCGCGTAGTCGGCCTGAAGGGTTTGGATGTCCCGTGCCTTGGCCTCCATCGCCGCCCGCTCCGTCTGGACCTGGGGAAGGAACACCCGCGTGAACAGGGTCTCTGCGTCCACGACCCCGACCCGAAGCCCGCCCCCGCTCGTTGTGATCCCCGCGACCCTCGTTTCCAAGCTCGCTACCCGCTCGGTGAGCTTCGCCACGTCCCCCTCGGGGGACTTCGCCGGGAACGCAAAGCTGCCCACGAGGCCGCCCACGAACCCCAGGATCAGAGCCCCTGCGATCAAACCCACGATCCACTGTGTCTTCATTGGTCTCCTCCGTACTGGGTGAACTGTACCCTAGAACATCGGGCTCATCCCGAACTCGAACGCGGGGACCCACGTCGGATCGCGGTCGTTGGGCCACGCGAGCGAGATCCGGACAAACATCCCCGCCACATTCGCCGCGAGCTCCAGCCCGCAGGACGCCTTCACCGTCCCATCCCACGTTGCGCCGAGGTCTGTGAACAGGGAGATCCACGACCCCGCGGCGATCTCCACCCGGAACTCGCCGTTGAGGAGGCCGTGACGATCGGTGCGCACGCTCTTCGCTCCCCGCACCGAGTCCACGCCCCCCAGGCTGAACTGGTACCTCTCGGGAAGGTCCCAGCCCCAGCGGACCATCGCCCGCCAGGCGAGGACCGCCCGCGCCTCCCCGCGGAGCCCGGAGAGATCGAGGGGCGAGAACCCCGCGAGCTCCGCGTTCAGGGCCAGGTACTCCACCCCCGGGGCGAACGTCCCCGCCTTCTCGAGCGACATCCGCCCCCGGCTCCCGGTGCGGGGGAAGAACGGGCTGTCGCGGTCATCGTAGGAGAGCCCGACCTCGGCGGACGTTCGCGGTTCGAGGGCCTCCCGGTCGGGGAGGGTCCACGCCTGCTCGCTCGTCAGGCCCAGCGACAGGTCAAGGTAGGGGGCTAGCGGGTAGGCCACGGCCGCCCGGCCGCCCACGGTCACCGTGATCGGGTCCTCGTCCGACTCCTTACGGTAGAGGTCCAGGCTCACGAGGTCGAACACGGGGAACGAGTGGCTGTCAAACGAGAGCCCCCACGTGGTCGACCCCCCTCCGGTGAGGCCCCGGTCGAGCGATAGTGACAGGTCGATCGCCTTCCCGAGCACGTTCTTCTGGTTGTAGGTGAGGTTCCCCACGATCCCGTGGTCCTGAGGGGAGAACGCCAGGTTTCCCCCGATGCTCCCCAGCTTCTCGATGTCGGTGACGGTGACCTTGAGGACGAGCTCGTCGGCGGCCCACCGCGGTTCGAGGACGACGTCCTGGAAGTACCCGAGCGCCATCAGCGCCTGACGTCCGGCGGCGAACCGTCCCTCGGTCAGGAACTGGCCAGGCTGGAGGCCCATCACCCGCTCGATCACCCACCCCGCGGTGCGGGTGCCCTCGTCGACCTCGATCCGGCTGATGCGGCCCTCCTTCACCGTCACCGCGAGCCGGGTTCCCTCCACTCCCTCCCCTACGAACTCCACCATGAAGAACCCCTCCCGCCGGTAGTAGTCGTAGACGGGGCCGAGGGCCTGGAGGACATCGTAGTTCGTGGCCGGCTCCGCGGGCAGGGGTCCGATCCGGCTGCCGACCTTCTCCACGGGGAACGCCGTCACGCCGCGGAGGTCGATCCCGGTGAGGGGGGTCGGGACCGGAAGGAGGACCCGCTCTACGAGGTCCCAGATCAGCCACAGGCCGCCCTCGCCCGCTTCCGCCGCCACCGCTCCGGATTCGAAGAACACGGACCGGCCGAGTCGGCCGAGCGAGGCCTGGATCTCGGAGATCC from Candidatus Bipolaricaulis anaerobius harbors:
- the ftcD gene encoding glutamate formimidoyltransferase, with amino-acid sequence MGERLVESVPNVSEGRDRAAIEAMAAALQSGPTVRLLDVQSDPDHHRTVFTLVGDPDGVADAILRLFAAALPRIDLRLHRGEHPRMGAVDVVPFVPVRGVTMADCVALARRVGREVWERFRVPVYLYEEAASRPERRDLAEIRRGEFEGFADKILREEWAPDFGERVLHPTAGATAIGAREFLIAFNVNLGTADLKVAKAIARAVRGSSGGLRYVKALGVALADRGIVQVSMNLTNYKKTPLARALDLVRSEAARHGVAVVGTEIVGLVPEEALFSAADHYLRLERFSPDQVLERRISSAPDG
- the murB gene encoding UDP-N-acetylmuramate dehydrogenase, whose product is MEAGAGDGARALLRILRDLPGGLRAEELLAPHTTFRIGGRAFALYEPPTEDALAEAVVRARSHGFPWRMLGGGSKLLIPDRGFPGLVLSTAGLRSWHEEGEFLRVGAGVPLARVARRGAWALAGIPGTVGGAVAMNAGTRHGSIAEQVVWVQALLPTGRVHTFSPAECGFTYRDSLFRRLRLPVLAVGLRLQPCQDLAPFLRERAKSQPLGLPSAGCVFRNPPDGRSAGWLIDQCGLKGARIGDAVVSEHHANFICNLGHARASDVLELVDRVQDTVVSEFGVWLKLELEVVGE
- a CDS encoding BamA/OMP85 family outer membrane protein, encoding MKKLGIILLVASWAGLALAQEFTVGRIEVVGNDHVPTNDILAAVPFAVDEQVTRDEVLAAVQDIQRLGYFMQVTPELAFEGDLVIVRFRVVEYPQIERIVFEGLPPAPKGQGTLWSWLNEAIRGGNRPSEAKLREVLTAHGVNEGEVLNQTKLEAALGALVEEYQKMDWATVQIVPDLRGGELVFRVEELVIVGHRFRGLSTIPEEEARKLVSVPVGEVGRISEIQASLGRLGRSVFFESGAVAAEAGEGGLWLIWDLVERVLLPVPTPLTGIDLRGVTAFPVEKVGSRIGPLPAEPATNYDVLQALGPVYDYYRREGFFMVEFVGEGVEGTRLAVTVKEGRISRIEVDEGTRTAGWVIERVMGLQPGQFLTEGRFAAGRQALMALGYFQDVVLEPRWAADELVLKVTVTDIEKLGSIGGNLAFSPQDHGIVGNLTYNQKNVLGKAIDLSLSLDRGLTGGGSTTWGLSFDSHSFPVFDLVSLDLYRKESDEDPITVTVGGRAAVAYPLAPYLDLSLGLTSEQAWTLPDREALEPRTSAEVGLSYDDRDSPFFPRTGSRGRMSLEKAGTFAPGVEYLALNAELAGFSPLDLSGLRGEARAVLAWRAMVRWGWDLPERYQFSLGGVDSVRGAKSVRTDRHGLLNGEFRVEIAAGSWISLFTDLGATWDGTVKASCGLELAANVAGMFVRISLAWPNDRDPTWVPAFEFGMSPMF
- a CDS encoding Mur ligase family protein; this translates as MIGLARTGKAVVEALAPRGVSLFVSEARSLAPDERAFLSRYGVEWEEGGHTGRGVEADLVVPSPGVPSQAAVLGEARRRGIPIWSEIELAFRLGRPEALIAVTGTNGKTTTVALVGAILRAAGWDPVVAGNIGCPAISTVGEVEGRPWVLEVSSYQLEWVEAFRPTVAVWLNFAPDHLDHHGTLAAYFAAKAKLLARQADEDAAVLAQEVLAQVSPRARCVDYDRVALPAGWGDGMPDHLRRDLAAAWAAACAAYPGLASSPPPSRAIAPALHQPHRLQRVGEVQGIAFVDDSKGTNAHATAAALAAIPGRVVLILGGRHKGGGYDALVPILRDKVRSCVLIGESQAYFAALLAPAAIPYEMADDPTDALRRAYRAARPGDTVLLSPACSSFDQFTNYAQRGDAFQRAFSALARPAAGLSPEGGTANTSSPER
- the ftsW gene encoding putative lipid II flippase FtsW; amino-acid sequence: MGSLEGRIAVVLSFLLLAGFLFVSSASLPLSVRLTGDPWALLKRQIVGGVLGLVGLVVLWRLDYHVWEKVDDLLIGGVFVLLVLTLIPPLADGARWLRLGPFQFQPSEVGKVALILYVAGSLVRRGDRVKNYREGVLPYLFILGLFGLVLLLQPDSGMLLLYVVTVGFLLWVGGVPLRHLLLTLLGGLPVAGVVLFLARYRVERLVAFLHPEAYRDTYGYQTFQSLVAVGSGGLFGRGLGASRAKLFYLPAAHNDFLFAIVAEETGLVGALCVIGLLGALVVLGFRAARQAPDRLGALYAWGASFLLGFQALFNLAVAVGVMPVKGLTLPFLSYGGSSLMVSLILGGLILGVARAGRHSTVGVLVPGGKG
- the murC gene encoding UDP-N-acetylmuramate--L-alanine ligase, which translates into the protein MNGFAGRVHLIGIGGEGMAALAHLLREGGATISGSDIRDSARAMALRAWAEVHVGHRAEQVPDRVDAIVYSSAISPANPEIRAARGIPCWPRLPALGTIIRGRDLVAVVGTHGKTTTAAWTAHLVTNVTGEGGYYVGGEVPAAPSAVLGRGKPFVAEVDESDGRFVGLTPRVAVLTSVDTDHIGTYGGFAGLRQAFARFVARADRVAVCADDPIALDAARSQHRPLTYGLSPHADLRAVGVEYHRERSNFELLLRGDKAGEVEVPGPGPHNVLNALGALAAGVLLDIPLRDLVLSLPTAARPRRRLEVLEENGYLVVDDYAHHPTEVAAGLAALRLGWPDRRIVAIFQPHRYSRTQALAGAFGTVLARADQVVVSRIYPAFERPIPGVSGRDVAEAICGAGGNAVYRDSLDAALDTAAEAIQPGDVVACFGAGDIWKLAREMAHGLSYGS
- the murG gene encoding undecaprenyldiphospho-muramoylpentapeptide beta-N-acetylglucosaminyltransferase; protein product: MRILVAAGGTGGHVYPALAVVEELRAQGALSRVGWIGDPARLEGRVVRRHPWIEFYALPSRGVDRRRPWTWPRSAVGAAGNLLRALVLVRQFQPDVVFGTGGHAAFSPVVAAWLLRVPTVIHEQNARMGLANRTLARLADRVLLSFPTTHGVPRTARALVTGNPVRREVAAVPSQLGDELLVVGGSLGSRNLVEAMLRAAPELARTPGLRLRLVTGQAVPVEDATAALARAGVAAEVVPYADPFSDALAQARLVVARAGATTVAEVAAAGRPTVFVPWNGAAGHHQHDNAQAMAAAGGCVVVPEERARCELGELVSTLWRDERRLRDMAAAARATARPEAARRAAEAIISLVEGIRI
- a CDS encoding cell division protein FtsQ/DivIB — encoded protein: MIRAARVGCIVCSFLIAICVALRWGGWWRVGEVWVSSTRYVAAEQLTGILLGANVLRLQTRGIADWIQRDPRVLDVTIRVRPLGKRVEVEIKEREPAVQVQLQGGATVWVDAEGVILEPGTTPVVVGARRDGARVSPEAVQAAWAVARLDPTVRERFPMFDISDPTNVIAKGDRSPTLFLGEIGQLGDRLAILEELWKRGLLAECATVDFRVSDEVILKRTR
- a CDS encoding OmpH family outer membrane protein, whose product is MKTQWIVGLIAGALILGFVGGLVGSFAFPAKSPEGDVAKLTERVASLETRVAGITTSGGGLRVGVVDAETLFTRVFLPQVQTERAAMEAKARDIQTLQADYAAGKIKLDAYQQRYLRLQAELIQASLQVNLAMLEKMIASPGFLTLRTDLQSLRTQAQPIVDEVEKAVKEAQVTILDMTGFNERLQQLQTAFQQLDQLLTQVAAAKILEITQQVANEKGYDLVLRTKDVVMFRRESTVIDLSSDVEGRLWALFPTR